The segment GCTTATCAAGATTTGTTGATGAAAGAGGCGCCGCCTGCTGCTTAAGGGGACCTCTAAAGCCCAATGCGCTTGGCGATAATCTCTCGCATAATCTCACTGGCTCCACCGCCAATATTCACCAGCCTTACATCGCGGAACATGCGTGCCACATCGTATTCTTCCAGGTAACCACTGCCACCATGAAACTGGAGGGCTTCATTGGCCACCCGATTTACAAGTTCAGTAGAGAAAAGTTTGGCCATAGAAATTTCAGTCACACAATCGATTTTTTGGTTAAAGAGGTCACAAGCCCGATAAGTTAATTCACGGGCTGCAGCGATTTGGGTGGCGAGTTCGGCAAAACGATGCTGCCACACCTGGAATTTGATAATGGGTTGGCCAAAGGCCTGGCGTTCATAGCCATAGCGAATGGCGTCTTCCAACAAAATTTGACAACAAGCCACCGACATCACCGCTGCATGCAGGCGCTCCCCTTGAAAGTTTTGCATAATATAATAAAACCCACGGTGTTCTTCGCCCAAAAGATTTTTGATAGGGACGGGGGAATTTTCAAAATAAAGTTCAGCCGTGTCGGAAGAATGATTCCCTAATTTGTTTTTAATAGGTTGAGTGCTGAACCCAGGGGTAAGTTTACCTTGTTCATCATGAGTGGGAAAGATGATGAGACTAATCCCTTTGTGCCCGGCAGAAAAATTTTGTTCATTAAGGGCAGGGCCCGTGCGTGCGGCAAGCGTAATAAAATCGGCACGATTGCCATTGGTAATAAACATCTTAGAGCCATTAATGAGATAATGGTCGTCTTTGCGACGCGCGTTAGTGGCTATGCGAGCCACATCTGAACCGGCATTAGGTTCGGTGATACCTAAACCGCCCACTTTAAGGCCAGCAATCGCAGGTTTTAAAAATTGGAGTTTTTGTTCTTGAGTTCCAATGGCATCAATGATTCCGGTCGAAATATCGCTTTGTACTACCACATCCATCACAAAACCATTCATGCGACAACGCAAGAGTTCTTCGTAAAGAACAACTTTAAACCAAAGATCACAGCCCGAGCCGCCGTATTCGGTGGGGTAATTGATGCCCAAAAATCCCTCTTCGCCTAGTCTTTTAAAAATTTCTTTTGGGACAAAACGTTCAGATTCCCATTTTGTTTTATGAGGCAGTAGTTCCTTTTCAACAAAAGAACGGACGGTTTTGCGAAATATTTCATGTTCGGTGGTGAAATAAGAGCGCGGGGTCGCATTCATGATTTTTTCCTTTCCATATTACTAAGGAGGCCATAGTCTGCTACACCTATGACACAGGATCGTGAGCCGAGACAAGAAAAGATGAACAAAAAATGTAACCGGTTAGTGAACGGGTGGTTGGCTGTCATCCCCGCGAAGGCGGGGATCCAGAAATACTGAAAAAAGACTGGATTCCTGCCTTCGCAGGAATGACACAACGCTTTGTTTCACCCGTTCACTGACCGGTTACCAAAAAATGGAGTGTTCCTATGGCAACATTAAAAGAACTTAATCAGAAATATCTTGAAATTAAAAAACGGCATTTAGGGATGGGGGGGGAGGAGGCGCTGCTTAAACAAAAAGCGGCTAAAAAACTAAATGTTCGAGAACGGTTACAGCGTTTGCTCGATGCGGGTTCGTTTACTGAATTGGGGTTGCTAGCTAATCATGCTTCGGTAGAGTCTGATTTGCAGGGGAAGGATACACCCGCTGATGGGGTGGTTACGGGCACCGGCCGCATTCAAGGCAAAGAGGTTGCCATTATTGCTTATGACTTTACGGTAATTGCTGGCACCATTGGAGCCGTAGGGGAGAGAAAAAGTAAGCGGATTCGCGAATTAGCCTTAAAACACAAATTACCTTTAGTGTGGTTACTCGATTCAGCGGGGGCGAGGATTCAAGAAATTGCCAGTTCGCGTTTTGCTGAGACTGGCGAGATGTTTTTTGATCAAGTCATGGCTAGTGGGGTTATCCCGCAAGTGGCAGCGGTGATGGGGCCTTGTGCGGCAGGCACGGCCTATATCCCGGCCTTGGCTGATTTTGTGCCTATGGTAAAGGGCACCTCTTCTATGGCATTGGCTGGGCCCCCGCTGGTTAAGGCTGCTATTGGCGAAGATATTTCGGCAGAAGATTTGGGTGGTTCAAAGATTCATTGTGCGATCAGTGGGGTTGCTGATTATGAGGCGCAAAATGATCAAGAATGCCTTGGGGTCATTAAAAAATATTTGGGGTTTTTTCCAGCTCACAGTGGGGCCAAGCCATCTCGTAAAGCAAAAGTAGAAGACGAATTCTCCGCCTTGCGTGAAGAACTTGCCAAAGACGATTCTATTTATCAAATTCTTCCAGATAGTAGCCAAAAACCTTATGATATGAAAAAAGTTATCGCCAAAATTGTTGATGCGGGCGAGAGCTTAGAACTCAAAGAAAAATTTGCTCCCTCTCTTATTACCATGTTGGCTAGAATCGATGGGCGATCGATTGGGATTGTGGCCAATCAACCTTTAGTGATGGGAGGGGTGATTGATGTTGATGCCAGCGATAAGGCCGCACGCTTTATTAATTTGTGCGACAGTTTTAATATTCCCTTACTCTACTTAGTCGATGTGCCTGGGTTTATGGTAGGCTCTAAAGTAGAGCGGGCGGGCATTATCCGGCATGGGGCTAAAATGCTGTTTGCAACTAGCCAGGCTACCGTTCCAAAATTAACCGTGATTATTCGCAAGGCCTATGGGGCGGGCTATTATGTGATGTGCGGGAAAGGTTATCAACCTGACTTGCTTGTGGCCTGGCCCAGTGCCGAGATAAGTTTGATGGGGGCCGAGGGGGCGGTGAATATTATCTTTCGCAAAGAAATTGCGAGTAGCCCTGAGCCAGAAAAAAAGCGTGCTGAATTGGTGGCCCAATTTAAACAACGCATCGATCTCGATTTAGCGGCGCAAGAAGGTTATATCGATGATGTCATTGACCCCGTTGATACCCGACGGGTATTGATTGACGTGCTCGAACGTTGTGAAAATAAACAAGTGCATTTGCCTAAGAAGAAACAAGGTATTCTTCCAGTTTAATGAGGAGTAAGTGTATGAACAACAAAGTCATTATTACAGCTGCTCTCACCGGGGTAGCGGCCAATCGTAAACAATGCCCGGCGATTCCTTATACGCCAGATGAAATTGCCCAAGAAGCCTATCGGGCCTATCAAGCCGGGGCCAGCGTGGTGCATATCCATGCCCGTGAAGACGACGGTCGGCCTTCGCATCGCGTTGAGGTGTATCGGGCGATTATGCAAAAAACGCGATCGTTGTGTGATGTGATTATAAATTTTTCAACCGGGGCGGTGGATGTCCCCAAGGAAGAGCGCATTCGCCATATTAGTGAATTAAAGCCACAGATTGGTGCGTTGAATATGGGCAGCATGAATTATGCGAAATATTCCCCTGAAAAGAAAAAAATGGTTTTTGATTTTGTCTTTGCGAATCCGTTTGAAACAATTTTATTTTATTTAGAAAATATGAATCGGGCTGGGGTAAAGCCCGAATTAGAATGTTTTGACGTAGGCCATACCGAGAGCATTTATCCTTTATTAGACATGGGGGTTTTGAAAAGGCCGGTTCAGTTTAGTTTTATTTTGGGTGTATTGGGCGGGCTTTCAGCCAAACCCGAACACCTGGCTTATCAAGCTAAACAAATTCCCCCTGATTCTACTTGGGAGATTATTGGCATTAGTCACAAACAGTGGGAACTGGTGCAGGCTGCTTTGGAACTGGGTGGAAATATTCGTGTGGGGTTAGAAGATAATTTTTATGTCGAGCCAGATGTTATGGCAAAGAGCAACGGAGAGCTCGTTGCAAAAGCTGCCAAAATGTGCCGTGCTGCAGGCCGAGAACCTGCAACAGTTTGCGAGGCCATGCAGTTATTATCAATTAAATAGTGACAACCCCCCCTTGTTTATTTTACGAAAATAAACATGAAAACATTGTTAAAACAATATTGGGGCTATGATGATTTTCGTCCCTTTCAAACTGAGACGATCAACGCCATTTTAAATCATCAAGATAGCTTAACCCTCTTGCCCACCGGTGGCGGAAAATCCCTTTGTTTTCAAATCCCCGCTTTATGTCAAACCGGCATGGCCGTGGTGATATCTCCCCTAATTTCTTTGATGAAAGATCAAGTGGATAGCTTGAGAGAATTGGGGATTGCGGCCGATTATCTTAATTCGAGCCTTAAGTTAGAAGAACAGCGGGCCATTGTGCAAAAAGTTAAACATGGGGAGGTCAAACTTTTGTATTTGGCGCCGGAACGTTTAAAGACCGAATCGACACTTCAACTGTTACAGTCGGTTAAAATTTCATTTTTTGTGATTGATGAAGCCCATTGCGTGAGTCAATGGGGGCACGATTTTAGGGAAGAATATAGTCAGTTGGGTATTATCAAAGAAAAATTTGCAGAGATTAATGTGCACGCCTTTACCGCCACGGCCACTCATGCAGTACAAGAAGAAATCATCCAATTGTTGCAGTTAGAAAAACCCTTTGTCAATTGGGCACCGATAGATCGCCCTAATTTGACTTATCGTATTCAAGCTAAGCAAAACATTCGGCAGATCACTAATATTTTAGATAAACAT is part of the Deltaproteobacteria bacterium genome and harbors:
- a CDS encoding 3-keto-5-aminohexanoate cleavage protein, producing the protein MNNKVIITAALTGVAANRKQCPAIPYTPDEIAQEAYRAYQAGASVVHIHAREDDGRPSHRVEVYRAIMQKTRSLCDVIINFSTGAVDVPKEERIRHISELKPQIGALNMGSMNYAKYSPEKKKMVFDFVFANPFETILFYLENMNRAGVKPELECFDVGHTESIYPLLDMGVLKRPVQFSFILGVLGGLSAKPEHLAYQAKQIPPDSTWEIIGISHKQWELVQAALELGGNIRVGLEDNFYVEPDVMAKSNGELVAKAAKMCRAAGREPATVCEAMQLLSIK
- a CDS encoding acyl-CoA carboxylase subunit beta; this translates as MATLKELNQKYLEIKKRHLGMGGEEALLKQKAAKKLNVRERLQRLLDAGSFTELGLLANHASVESDLQGKDTPADGVVTGTGRIQGKEVAIIAYDFTVIAGTIGAVGERKSKRIRELALKHKLPLVWLLDSAGARIQEIASSRFAETGEMFFDQVMASGVIPQVAAVMGPCAAGTAYIPALADFVPMVKGTSSMALAGPPLVKAAIGEDISAEDLGGSKIHCAISGVADYEAQNDQECLGVIKKYLGFFPAHSGAKPSRKAKVEDEFSALREELAKDDSIYQILPDSSQKPYDMKKVIAKIVDAGESLELKEKFAPSLITMLARIDGRSIGIVANQPLVMGGVIDVDASDKAARFINLCDSFNIPLLYLVDVPGFMVGSKVERAGIIRHGAKMLFATSQATVPKLTVIIRKAYGAGYYVMCGKGYQPDLLVAWPSAEISLMGAEGAVNIIFRKEIASSPEPEKKRAELVAQFKQRIDLDLAAQEGYIDDVIDPVDTRRVLIDVLERCENKQVHLPKKKQGILPV
- a CDS encoding acyl-CoA dehydrogenase family protein, which encodes MNATPRSYFTTEHEIFRKTVRSFVEKELLPHKTKWESERFVPKEIFKRLGEEGFLGINYPTEYGGSGCDLWFKVVLYEELLRCRMNGFVMDVVVQSDISTGIIDAIGTQEQKLQFLKPAIAGLKVGGLGITEPNAGSDVARIATNARRKDDHYLINGSKMFITNGNRADFITLAARTGPALNEQNFSAGHKGISLIIFPTHDEQGKLTPGFSTQPIKNKLGNHSSDTAELYFENSPVPIKNLLGEEHRGFYYIMQNFQGERLHAAVMSVACCQILLEDAIRYGYERQAFGQPIIKFQVWQHRFAELATQIAAARELTYRACDLFNQKIDCVTEISMAKLFSTELVNRVANEALQFHGGSGYLEEYDVARMFRDVRLVNIGGGASEIMREIIAKRIGL